A region of Silurus meridionalis isolate SWU-2019-XX chromosome 15, ASM1480568v1, whole genome shotgun sequence DNA encodes the following proteins:
- the LOC124398088 gene encoding microtubule organization protein AKNA-like → MQPGALYMAVAPPPPVIGSVPMLQCVPVCPSVLYYSSPVVPTSYQKPFYVSLSDGRGSGGHRRRSQSVDAQRSLNRSLGRAITTASSVREMSQRMVRSLSSGLNHMSPLAKSCTY, encoded by the exons ATGCAACCAGGGGCTCTGTATATGGCCGTAGCACCTCCACCTCCAGTGATTGGCAGTGTGCCCATGCTCCAGTGTGTGCCAGTCTGTCCCTCAGTCCT CTATTACTCCAGCCCTGTGGTGCCAACGTCCTACCAGAAGCCTTTTTACGTGTCACTAAGTGATGGAAGAGGCTCAGGGGGTCATCGGAGGCGCTCGCAATCTGTAGACGCACAACGCTCTCTCAACCGTTCTCTGGGCCGTGCCATCACCACCGCCAGCAGCGTGAGAGAGATGTCACAGCGCATGGTGCGCTCGCTCTCCTCAGGACTCAATCACATGAGCCCACTTGCAAAATCCTGCACCTACTGA